A single genomic interval of Lathyrus oleraceus cultivar Zhongwan6 chromosome 7, CAAS_Psat_ZW6_1.0, whole genome shotgun sequence harbors:
- the LOC127105793 gene encoding synaptotagmin-5 has protein sequence MRSSSGSKKIPINLEEASVNLLKLKDNNSRISYFLILILIAWFVHKWIFSFSNWFPLALALWASSQYGSYQRKLLEEDLNKKWNRIIVNSSPVTTLEQCEWLNQLLMQIWSNYFNPKLSNRLSAIVEKRLKLRKPRFIERVEVQEFSLGSRPPSLGLQGVRWSTSGDQRVLKMGFDWDTSEMSILMVAKLSVGAARIVINSLHIKGDLLVTPILDGKALLYSFVSTPEVRIGIAFGSGGSQSATELPGVSPWLVKLFTDTLVKTMVEPRRRCFSLPVVDLRKHVVGGMIYVSVISANRLSRSSFKGRQQNGTSNGCLEDNLSDKDLQTFIEVEAEELTRRTGVSPGSTPRWDTTFNMVLHDNTGIVRFNLYECPPNSVKYDYLACCEVKMRHVEDDSTIVWAIGPDSGVIAKHAKLCGEEVEMVVPFEGTNSAELKVRIVVKEWQFSDGSHSLTNLDANPQKSLKGSSNLLSKTGRKLKIIVMEAKDLAASDKFGKFDPYVRLQYGKVVMKTNIAPPPPTSTPVWNETFEVDEKNGDEYLIVKCFSEEIFGDENIGSAHVNLEGLVEGSIRDVWIPLEGVSSGELRLKIEAIRVDSKEGSKGPASGMANGWIELVLIEARDLIAADLRGTSDPYVRVTYGNLKKRTKVVHKTLNPRWDQTLEFQDDGSPLILHVKDHNDFLPTSSIGECVVEYQGLPPNQMSDKWIPLQGVKSGEIHIRITRKVPEMQTRQSLDSEHSLTKLHKIPSQIKEMTKKIRSFIEEGNLEELSTSLSELQTLEDTQEGYIAQLETEQMLLISKINELGQEIINSSSLKRS, from the exons ATGAGGAGTAGTAGTGGTAGTAAGAAAATTCCCATTAATTTGGAAGAAGCTTCAGTGAACTTGTTAAAGTTGAAGGATAATAATTCAAGGATTTCATACTTTCTTATTCTCATTTTGATTGCTTGGTTTGTTCACAAATGGATCTTCTCTTTCTCCAATTGGTTTCCACTTGCACTTGCTCTTTGGGCTTCTTCACAA TATGGGAGTTACCAGAGGAAACTACTTGAGGAAGACTTGAACAAGAAATGGAATCGTATAATAGTCAATTCCTCG CCTGTCACAACATTGGAACAATGTGAGTGGTTGAATCAACTGTTGATGCAAATTTGGTCCAACTATTTTAATCCTAAGCTCTCAAATAGGTTATCAGCCATAGTAGAG AAACGTTTAAAGCTGCGGAAACCAAGATTTATA GAAAGAGTTGAAGTGCAGGAATTTTCACTTGGATCACGCCCTCCCAGTTTGGGCCTTCAAGGGGTTAGATGGTCAACCTCTGGTGATCAG CGAGTCCTGAAAATGGGTTTTGATTGGGACACAAGTGAGATGAGCATTTTGATGGTTGCTAAACTTTCTGTTGGTGCTGCCAGAATTGTGATTAACAGTCTTCATATTAAGGGTGAT CTTCTTGTCACACCAATTTTAGATGGAAAAGCACTTTTGTACTCATTTGTATCAACACCTGAGGTTAGAATAGGAATTGCCTTTGGAAGCGGAGGCAGCCAATCAGCCACTGAGTTGCCTGGTGTTTCTCCTTGGCTG GTTAAACTTTTTACCGACACTTTGGTAAAGACCATGGTGGAGCCTAGGCGCCGCTGTTTCAGTTTGCCTGTAGTTGATTTAAGGAAACATGTCGTTGGTGGCATGATATATGTTTCAGTGATTTCCGCAAACAGACTTTCTAGGAGTTCCTTTAAGGGGAGGCAACAAAATGGCACAAGCAATGGCTGTTTAGAAGACAACTTGAGTGACAAGGACTTACAAACATTTATAGAGGTAGAAGCAGAGGAGCTGACAAGGAGAACGGGTGTGAGCCCGGGTTCAACTCCAAGATGGGATACAACATTTAATATGGTTTTACATGATAATACAGGAATAGTTCGCTTCAATCTTTACGAGTGCCCTCCCAACAGTGTCAAATATGACTACCTAGCATGTTGCGAAGTTAAG ATGAGGCACGTGGAGGATGATTCAACAATAGTGTGGGCAATAGGGCCTGATTCTGGTGTAATAGCAAAACATGCAAAACTTTGTGGAGAGGAAGTTGAAATGGTTGTCCCATTTGAGGGGACCAACTCAGCAGAG TTAAAGGTGAGAATTGTAGTAAAAGAGTGGCAATTCTCTGATGGTTCTCATAGTTTGACCAACCTCGACGCCAATCCTCAGAAATCACTAAAGGGATCATCAAATCTTCTTTCAAAAACTGGAAGGAAACTTAAGATAATTGTCATGGAAGCAAAGGATCTAGCGGCGAGTGACAAATTTGGAAAGTTTGATCCTTACGTTAGGTTGCAGTATGGAAAG GTTGTTATGAAAACAAATATTGCTCCTCCTCCTCCTACTTCAACTCCTGTCTGGAATGAAACTTTTGAAGTAGATGAGAAGAATGGCGATGAATACCTAATTGTGAAATGCTTTAGTGAAGAAATTTTTGGAGACGAAAACATTGGTAGTGCACATGTAAATTTGGAAGGACTCGTGGAAGGGTCAATCAGGGATGTATGGATCCCACTTGAAGGAGTGAGTTCTGGTGAATTAAGACTTAAAATTGAAGCAATTAGGGTGGACAGCAAAGAGGGATCAAAG GGTCCAGCTTCGGGCATGGCCAATGGTTGGATTGAGCTTGTTCTTATTGAAGCAAGAGATCTTATTGCTGCTGATCTTAGAGGGACAAGTGATCCTTATGTGAGGGTAACCTATGGAAACTTGAAGAAAAGAACAAAG GTTGTACACAAAACTCTCAACCCTCGTTGGGACCAGACCTTAGAGTTCCAAGACGATGGAAGTCCCCTGATACTGCATGTGAAAGACCATAATGATTTCCTACCCACATCAAGTATAGGTGAATGTGTTGTAGAATATCAAGGGCTTCCTCCGAACCAAATGTCTGACAAGTGGATACCTCTCCAAGGAGTGAAAAGCGGTGAAATCCACATCCGAATCACAAGAAAAGTTCCAGAGATGCAAACCAGACAATCTCTAGACTCTGAACATTCTTTGACTAAATTACACAAGATTCCTAGCCAG ATAAAGGAGATGACGAAAAAGATCCGGTCTTTCATAGAGGAAGGGAATCTGGAAGAACTGTCTACAAGTTTGAGTGAGTTACAAACTCTAGAGGATACACAAGAAGGATATATAGCCCAGTTGGAGACTGAACAAATGCTTCTTATCAGCAAAATAAATGAACTGGGCCAAGAAATCATCAATTCTTCTTCTCTCAAAAGAAGTTGA